From a single Planctellipticum variicoloris genomic region:
- a CDS encoding NAD(P)/FAD-dependent oxidoreductase, translated as MSDTGRHVVIVGGGVIGTASAHYLSRAGFRVTVLDRAGMGRACSHGNCGLVCPSHVLPLAEPGAIRSALKAMLSPNAPFSIKPRADLRLWSWLWHFAWQCNRGDMLSAAHGIQSLLESSLAEYQILVDEERLECEWQRRGLLFVYRSPEALAAYTETNQLLSETFHAPARRMDAAELLELEPALKPDVAGAWYYDHDAHLRPDKLLTSWRERLATAGVEFRENVQVTGFERSNGQSTGLRTSHGVIAGDRFLVATGALTPFLETELGCRIPIQPGKGYSLTMPRPGRCPGIPMIFPEHRVAVTPMETGYRIGSIMEFAGYDRSISPARLEMLRRGAAHYLEEPWSEPVLEQWYGWRPMTWDSLPIIDRSPAHNNVWIAAGHNMLGLSMAPGTGRLVAELMSGVEPHVDHRPYRVSRF; from the coding sequence ATGAGCGACACCGGCCGGCATGTGGTGATTGTCGGAGGGGGCGTCATCGGGACCGCGAGCGCCCATTATCTGTCGCGTGCGGGATTTCGGGTCACCGTGCTCGATCGGGCGGGGATGGGACGGGCATGTTCGCATGGCAATTGCGGGCTGGTCTGCCCCAGCCACGTGCTGCCGCTGGCGGAGCCGGGGGCGATCCGTTCGGCGCTCAAAGCCATGCTGTCGCCCAACGCCCCGTTCAGCATCAAGCCACGGGCCGATCTGCGGCTGTGGAGCTGGTTGTGGCATTTCGCGTGGCAATGCAACCGGGGAGATATGCTGAGCGCGGCCCACGGAATTCAATCGCTGCTGGAATCGTCGCTGGCGGAGTACCAGATTCTCGTCGACGAGGAGCGGCTCGAATGCGAATGGCAGCGGCGCGGACTGCTGTTTGTCTATCGCTCGCCGGAGGCCCTGGCTGCCTATACCGAAACCAATCAGCTCCTGAGCGAGACCTTCCACGCCCCGGCACGGCGCATGGACGCCGCGGAATTGCTGGAGCTGGAACCGGCTCTCAAACCCGATGTGGCCGGCGCGTGGTACTACGACCACGACGCCCACCTGCGGCCGGACAAACTGCTGACGAGCTGGCGCGAGCGGCTGGCGACGGCGGGGGTGGAGTTTCGAGAAAATGTGCAGGTCACGGGCTTCGAGCGGAGCAACGGTCAGTCGACCGGTTTGCGGACCTCGCACGGAGTCATCGCCGGAGACCGGTTCCTGGTCGCGACCGGCGCGCTGACTCCGTTCCTGGAGACGGAGCTGGGGTGCAGAATTCCGATTCAGCCGGGAAAAGGGTACTCGCTGACGATGCCAAGACCGGGGCGTTGTCCGGGAATTCCGATGATCTTTCCCGAGCATCGCGTCGCGGTGACGCCGATGGAGACCGGCTATCGGATCGGTTCGATCATGGAGTTCGCCGGCTACGACCGGAGCATTTCGCCGGCGCGGCTGGAGATGCTCCGAAGGGGGGCGGCGCATTACCTGGAGGAGCCGTGGAGCGAGCCGGTCCTCGAACAATGGTACGGCTGGCGGCCGATGACCTGGGACAGCCTGCCGATCATCGACCGGAGCCCGGCTCACAACAATGTCTGGATCGCCGCGGGACACAATATGCTCGGGTTGAGCATGGCGCCGGGGACCGGGCGGCTGGTGGCGGAGCTGATGTCGGGGGTCGAGCCGCATGTCGATCACCGTCCGTATCGGGTATCACGGTTTTGA